From the genome of Candidatus Kapaibacterium sp., one region includes:
- the murA gene encoding UDP-N-acetylglucosamine 1-carboxyvinyltransferase, producing the protein MEKLVITGGRELRGQVRISGAKNAVLALAPATLLAPGIHVLRNVPRLTDVFTMMELLEALGCSCCLQGDELWIDTRNVHSFRAPREIVSRMRASFYVLGPLLARYGYAEVALPGGCALGPRPVDLHIWGLQQLGATVELRDDCVYARAERLRGTTIRLRFPSVGATGNLLMASALAEGETYLHNAAMEPEIAQLAEFLCQMGAHIEGIGTPTLRIVGSASLHPAAIEVIPDRIEAGTFLIAAAATRGEVTLTHVNPEHIRALIESLQRVGALLHIARDTITLRMEDSPRASTIQTAPYPGFPTDLQAQWTALMLQAPGISRITDTIYPDRFKHVAELQRLGAALELHGNTAVVYGGRPLRGASVVSSDLRASAALIIAGLIATGQTEVFGVHHLDRGYEAIELKLQQLGAAIERVPAAETD; encoded by the coding sequence ATGGAGAAGCTGGTCATCACTGGTGGACGGGAACTACGAGGACAGGTCCGCATCTCGGGAGCTAAGAATGCTGTCCTAGCCTTGGCTCCTGCTACCCTCCTGGCACCTGGCATCCACGTTCTCCGGAACGTCCCCCGGCTAACCGATGTCTTCACGATGATGGAGCTCCTTGAGGCCCTTGGTTGCTCCTGCTGCTTGCAGGGAGACGAGCTCTGGATCGACACTCGCAATGTGCACTCCTTCCGGGCGCCTCGGGAGATCGTAAGCCGCATGCGAGCCTCCTTTTACGTCTTAGGTCCTCTCCTTGCCCGATACGGTTACGCCGAGGTGGCTCTTCCTGGAGGCTGCGCGTTGGGCCCTCGACCTGTAGACCTCCATATCTGGGGCCTGCAGCAGTTAGGGGCAACGGTAGAACTACGCGACGACTGCGTGTATGCGCGGGCAGAACGGTTACGCGGGACGACCATCCGACTGCGCTTTCCTAGTGTCGGAGCGACGGGCAATCTCCTTATGGCCTCCGCGTTAGCCGAAGGCGAAACCTACCTGCACAACGCTGCAATGGAGCCTGAGATTGCGCAGCTGGCAGAATTCCTCTGCCAGATGGGCGCCCACATCGAAGGAATAGGGACCCCAACGCTGCGCATCGTCGGTTCTGCTAGCTTGCATCCCGCCGCCATTGAGGTTATCCCGGACCGAATAGAGGCCGGCACGTTCTTGATCGCCGCCGCTGCTACACGAGGCGAGGTCACGTTGACCCACGTTAATCCCGAGCACATTCGAGCACTAATAGAGTCCCTCCAGCGTGTTGGAGCTCTCCTCCACATTGCTCGCGACACCATCACGCTCCGCATGGAGGATTCTCCGAGAGCAAGCACTATCCAAACAGCACCATACCCTGGTTTCCCGACAGATCTCCAAGCTCAGTGGACTGCCTTAATGCTCCAAGCACCAGGCATCTCCAGGATTACAGATACCATCTACCCCGACCGCTTTAAGCACGTCGCCGAGCTCCAGCGGCTTGGGGCAGCGCTAGAGCTACATGGAAACACAGCCGTGGTCTATGGTGGTCGCCCGCTTCGAGGCGCCAGCGTCGTCTCTAGCGACCTCCGGGCTAGTGCAGCACTGATCATCGCTGGCCTGATTGCTACTGGGCAAACGGAGGTCTTCGGAGTCCACCACTTGGATCGAGGTTATGAAGCCATTGAGCTCAAGCTGCAGCAACTTGGGGCAGCGATTGAGCGGGTCCCAGCAGCGGAGACTGATTAG
- the rsmH gene encoding 16S rRNA (cytosine(1402)-N(4))-methyltransferase RsmH, translating into MRPLSDGNRPYHVPAMLQEAVALWFCSPEGIYVDGTIGGGGHTAALLERLSAGYVIGMDVDPEALAYCQQRFAREIQEGRLRLLRANFRDACTLLTDVMGKVQGFLLDLGLSWHQVDTPERGFTFRAVAPLDMRFSPDSPQTAEALLAAASEEELASLFRYYGEEPRARAIARRIVQRRRSAPLRTTADLRAVVEEVVPPPHRLKSLARIFQALRIAVNDELSALQDALQCALKLLAPYGRLVVLCYHSLEDRIVKDFLRQTSTSSVPLFRILTPKPLRPSAAEVQQNPRCRSARLRAAERLPSSLNGSS; encoded by the coding sequence ATGAGACCGCTGTCTGATGGCAATAGACCATACCATGTACCCGCAATGCTGCAGGAGGCTGTAGCGCTATGGTTCTGCTCGCCAGAGGGCATCTACGTAGATGGAACGATCGGTGGGGGTGGACATACGGCAGCACTACTCGAGCGCCTATCAGCAGGGTACGTGATTGGGATGGATGTGGACCCAGAAGCATTAGCATACTGCCAACAGCGATTCGCGCGGGAAATCCAGGAGGGGCGCCTCCGCCTGCTGCGGGCGAACTTCCGGGATGCATGCACGTTATTGACCGATGTAATGGGGAAGGTGCAGGGCTTCCTACTGGACCTAGGGTTGTCGTGGCATCAGGTGGACACTCCCGAGCGTGGCTTCACCTTCCGAGCGGTGGCGCCTTTAGACATGCGCTTCAGCCCCGACTCTCCCCAGACAGCGGAAGCCCTGCTGGCAGCAGCATCGGAGGAAGAGCTCGCGTCGCTCTTTCGCTACTACGGCGAAGAGCCTCGAGCCCGGGCGATCGCCCGTCGGATCGTACAACGCCGGCGGAGCGCGCCCCTACGGACTACAGCGGATCTTCGGGCGGTGGTAGAGGAGGTCGTCCCACCTCCCCACCGCCTGAAGTCGCTGGCCCGTATCTTCCAGGCTCTCCGCATCGCTGTCAATGACGAGCTCAGTGCCCTTCAGGATGCCCTCCAGTGCGCACTGAAACTGCTGGCACCCTACGGACGCCTAGTTGTGCTATGCTACCACTCACTGGAGGACCGAATTGTCAAAGACTTCCTTCGGCAAACATCAACAAGTTCCGTGCCACTCTTCCGCATCCTTACCCCAAAGCCTTTACGGCCATCAGCAGCAGAAGTGCAACAGAACCCTCGCTGTCGGAGCGCACGGCTCCGCGCCGCTGAACGTCTACCCTCATCGCTCAACGGGTCCTCCTGA
- a CDS encoding cytochrome c, protein MRWLRVLFMLLPLGLLGCGGAEKPEPSKVEENAAMEQAAKVPTVAGVSAEVMQRGKQIYDSYCKTCHQASGQGIAGVYPPLAKSDYLNDKRKTIHSVVFGLSGPIVVNGKQYNGVMPAAPYNDQDIAAVLTYVYNSFGNPGGIVTPEEVAAVRKAGK, encoded by the coding sequence ATGCGCTGGCTCAGAGTACTCTTCATGCTGCTTCCGTTGGGATTGCTGGGCTGTGGCGGCGCGGAGAAGCCAGAGCCATCTAAGGTGGAGGAAAACGCAGCAATGGAACAGGCTGCAAAGGTCCCGACCGTCGCAGGTGTCTCTGCGGAAGTTATGCAGCGCGGTAAGCAGATCTACGACTCGTACTGCAAGACATGCCATCAAGCGAGCGGACAGGGGATCGCTGGTGTCTACCCTCCACTAGCGAAGTCCGATTACCTGAACGACAAGCGTAAGACTATCCACTCAGTGGTCTTCGGGCTTTCGGGGCCGATTGTAGTTAATGGGAAGCAGTACAATGGGGTTATGCCTGCGGCCCCATACAACGATCAAGACATCGCAGCAGTACTGACCTACGTGTACAACAGCTTTGGCAATCCAGGCGGCATTGTGACCCCTGAGGAAGTTGCAGCGGTCCGCAAGGCTGGAAAGTGA
- a CDS encoding cyclase family protein: MRVWIELPGRRVAIDPSSPIELAFPIIDGAQVPRAFGFQKPQIVPVRQGSFVGSVAAGGPCNCDCLQLIPHGHTTHTECIGHITAERIPLYHCLRRYLFWAQLVTVQPQVLSNGDRVITAAQLQSMLVNPPPEALIVRTVGIDPKGQDFSGTNPPYFTPEAAELVVRYGILHLLTDLPSIDREEDGGALRAHRAFWQYPYAPRVEATITELLSIPPALPDGEYLLQFQILNLDSDASPSKPVLYAPLEVGEWMRAEYLV, from the coding sequence ATGCGAGTATGGATTGAACTGCCTGGACGCCGAGTGGCTATAGACCCGAGCTCCCCAATAGAGCTGGCCTTTCCGATCATCGATGGAGCACAGGTTCCTCGGGCTTTTGGGTTCCAAAAGCCGCAGATTGTGCCTGTTCGGCAAGGGAGCTTCGTAGGTTCAGTTGCTGCTGGTGGACCATGTAACTGCGATTGTCTGCAGCTCATCCCCCATGGACACACGACTCATACTGAGTGCATCGGGCATATCACAGCAGAGCGTATCCCACTCTACCACTGTCTGCGCCGCTATCTCTTTTGGGCACAGTTGGTGACCGTACAGCCTCAGGTTCTAAGCAATGGCGACCGGGTAATCACAGCGGCTCAGCTCCAGTCCATGCTCGTGAACCCGCCTCCGGAAGCACTGATTGTGCGAACGGTCGGTATAGATCCAAAGGGGCAGGACTTCTCAGGAACAAATCCTCCGTATTTCACTCCCGAGGCTGCAGAATTGGTGGTGCGCTACGGCATCCTACACTTGCTGACCGACTTGCCGTCCATAGACCGAGAAGAGGATGGCGGGGCGTTGCGAGCACACCGTGCTTTTTGGCAGTATCCTTATGCACCGAGGGTGGAGGCGACAATTACAGAGCTCCTTTCCATCCCACCCGCATTGCCAGATGGAGAGTACCTGCTCCAGTTCCAGATCCTCAATCTTGATAGTGATGCCAGTCCCAGCAAACCCGTCCTCTACGCCCCTCTAGAGGTCGGAGAGTGGATGAGAGCCGAGTACCTTGTGTAG
- a CDS encoding rhodanese-like domain-containing protein has translation MFFRLLYDEALAQASYFVGCEATGEALVVDPTRDVDRYLELASQHGFRITAVTETHIHADFLSGTRELAERTGAAVYLSGAGTPDWQYRWATTGLTLLQNGDTFRIGHLLITALHTPGHTPEHLCFALTDRGVGATHPVGVFTGDFLFVGDVGRPDLLESAVGQRGVARQSAEVLFDSLAILETLPDFVQVWPGHGAGSACGKTLGAIPQSTIGYERRYNPALQITDRTRFVEFVLQGQPDPPLYFARMKRLNRDGVPILGNLPQPRRLTLQELRPLLPEVWVVDTRSWGEFQEGHLEGSIFAPLTRAFPTVVASYVPEDAPVVLILPESLLLEAIRQLVRVGVDRIVGYVEPHHLSAANGLLQSLPTVTVDELSSVRPDSVVLVDVRNHDEYAAGHIPGALHAPYARLPEHRGRLPKDAELIVYCYSGERSAYAAALLQRYGFRVRQYAGGFREWALSGGPVER, from the coding sequence ATGTTCTTCCGGCTGCTTTACGACGAGGCTCTGGCGCAGGCCTCCTACTTCGTAGGATGCGAAGCCACAGGCGAAGCATTGGTGGTGGATCCAACACGAGATGTAGACCGCTACTTAGAATTAGCGTCACAGCATGGATTCCGTATTACGGCTGTTACCGAGACCCATATCCATGCTGACTTCCTGTCGGGTACCCGGGAGCTTGCAGAACGGACTGGAGCGGCAGTCTATCTGTCTGGTGCAGGAACTCCGGACTGGCAGTACCGTTGGGCGACGACGGGGCTAACACTGCTTCAGAACGGGGATACCTTCCGTATAGGGCACTTGCTCATTACCGCGCTCCACACCCCAGGGCACACGCCCGAGCATCTCTGCTTTGCTCTGACGGATCGAGGCGTAGGAGCAACCCATCCGGTGGGCGTCTTTACGGGAGATTTCCTGTTCGTTGGGGATGTTGGGCGACCGGACCTCTTGGAAAGCGCTGTTGGACAGCGCGGAGTAGCTCGGCAGTCGGCGGAGGTGCTCTTTGACTCACTTGCCATCTTGGAGACACTGCCCGACTTCGTCCAAGTCTGGCCTGGACATGGTGCCGGTAGCGCCTGCGGCAAGACGTTGGGAGCAATCCCGCAATCAACGATTGGCTATGAGCGCCGCTACAACCCGGCTTTGCAGATAACGGATCGTACGCGGTTTGTTGAGTTCGTCCTCCAGGGGCAGCCTGACCCACCACTGTACTTTGCACGGATGAAGCGCCTCAATCGGGATGGGGTACCAATCCTTGGCAACCTGCCACAACCGCGGCGACTGACGCTCCAGGAGCTCCGTCCCCTCCTGCCGGAAGTCTGGGTTGTTGATACTCGGTCATGGGGGGAGTTCCAAGAAGGGCATCTCGAAGGATCAATCTTCGCTCCGTTGACGAGGGCCTTTCCGACGGTAGTGGCATCGTACGTACCGGAAGATGCCCCAGTCGTCTTGATCCTTCCAGAGTCTCTCCTCCTGGAGGCCATACGACAACTCGTGCGCGTCGGGGTGGACCGGATCGTGGGGTACGTTGAACCGCACCATCTTTCAGCAGCTAACGGCTTGCTGCAGTCGCTGCCTACCGTAACTGTGGACGAATTGAGCTCGGTACGGCCCGATTCCGTCGTATTGGTGGACGTGCGCAATCACGACGAGTACGCAGCTGGGCATATCCCAGGTGCACTCCACGCTCCCTATGCACGGCTGCCCGAACACCGGGGTCGGTTGCCGAAGGACGCAGAGCTGATAGTCTACTGCTACTCCGGTGAGCGTTCAGCGTATGCGGCTGCTTTGCTGCAGCGGTATGGCTTCCGAGTGCGCCAGTATGCTGGGGGATTCCGGGAATGGGCGCTTTCAGGAGGACCCGTTGAGCGATGA
- a CDS encoding CTP synthase: protein MPVTKYIFITGGVLSSLGKGIATASLGLLLKQRGFSVTALKFDPYINVDPGTMNPYQHGEVYVTDDGAETDLDLGHYERFMGITTSRLNNTTAGQVYYEVIQRERKGYYLGKTVQVVPHITDEIKRRMTIFDGQYDIVLIEIGGTVGDIESLPFLEAARQLCLERGVQNTLNIHLTYVPYIRSAGEVKTKPTQHSVKALMEAGIRPDILLCRTEQRLSREVRSKIALFCNVEEEAVIEALDVETIYEVPQLFSRRGLDTIVLRKLGLQGKPLRMEWWNSFVRRIKHPRHSITVAFVGKYTQYWDSYKSILEALVHAGAVGNTRVNIRWISAEELLFNGTVENPLTDVDGVLVAPGFGARGVEGKIAAAGYARRHNIPYFGICLGMQCAIIEFARNVCGWPEAHSAEFARTDYNVIDLLPEQRKVKQKGGTMRLGAYPCIIRRGTKAWQAYKQELVYERHRHRYEVNPDFLPALQEHGLIVSGSSPDGRLVEIVELANHRWFVGVQFHPEFKSRVPTGHPLFVEFVRAALRYRQARQGLVPAVVTG, encoded by the coding sequence ATGCCGGTCACGAAGTACATCTTCATCACGGGTGGTGTGCTTTCCTCACTAGGCAAAGGGATTGCAACCGCATCTCTGGGACTACTTCTAAAACAGCGCGGATTCAGCGTAACGGCGCTCAAGTTCGATCCTTACATCAACGTGGATCCTGGCACGATGAATCCCTATCAGCACGGGGAGGTCTACGTCACCGATGATGGTGCTGAGACCGACCTTGACTTGGGGCACTATGAGCGCTTCATGGGCATTACGACCTCGCGGCTCAACAATACAACAGCAGGACAGGTCTACTACGAGGTTATCCAGCGTGAGCGCAAGGGCTACTACTTGGGCAAAACCGTCCAGGTTGTCCCGCACATCACCGATGAGATCAAGCGCCGAATGACCATCTTCGATGGACAGTACGACATCGTGCTCATCGAGATCGGCGGAACGGTTGGGGACATCGAGTCGTTACCGTTCCTTGAGGCTGCCCGTCAGCTCTGCCTGGAGCGGGGAGTACAGAATACGCTCAACATCCACTTGACCTATGTGCCCTACATTCGTTCGGCTGGAGAAGTCAAGACAAAGCCAACCCAGCATTCGGTCAAAGCGTTGATGGAAGCAGGAATCCGCCCCGATATCCTCCTCTGCCGTACGGAGCAGCGGTTGAGCCGTGAGGTCCGCTCAAAGATTGCACTCTTCTGCAACGTAGAGGAGGAGGCCGTCATTGAGGCCCTGGATGTAGAGACGATCTACGAAGTACCGCAGCTCTTCAGTCGCCGAGGGCTTGACACGATCGTGCTGAGGAAGCTCGGCCTCCAAGGGAAGCCCCTTCGGATGGAGTGGTGGAACAGCTTTGTGCGACGCATCAAGCATCCTCGCCACAGCATTACGGTGGCCTTCGTAGGGAAGTACACCCAGTACTGGGACTCGTACAAGAGCATCCTGGAAGCACTCGTCCATGCCGGTGCCGTTGGCAACACCCGGGTCAATATCCGGTGGATCAGCGCCGAGGAGCTGTTGTTCAATGGAACTGTGGAGAACCCTCTGACGGATGTTGATGGTGTCTTGGTTGCTCCTGGGTTTGGAGCCCGCGGAGTAGAAGGCAAGATTGCGGCTGCTGGCTACGCTAGGCGGCATAACATTCCCTACTTCGGTATCTGTCTGGGAATGCAGTGTGCCATCATTGAGTTTGCGCGTAACGTCTGCGGTTGGCCTGAAGCTCATTCGGCCGAATTCGCCCGAACGGATTACAACGTCATTGACCTTCTGCCGGAACAGCGGAAGGTCAAGCAGAAAGGGGGAACGATGCGCCTGGGAGCTTATCCGTGCATTATCCGTAGAGGGACGAAAGCGTGGCAGGCATACAAGCAGGAGCTGGTCTACGAACGGCATCGGCACCGATACGAAGTCAATCCCGATTTCCTGCCGGCACTCCAGGAGCATGGACTCATCGTTAGCGGTAGCTCACCGGACGGGCGGCTCGTGGAGATCGTGGAACTAGCCAATCATCGCTGGTTCGTCGGGGTACAGTTCCACCCAGAGTTTAAGTCACGCGTTCCCACTGGCCACCCGTTGTTCGTAGAGTTCGTTCGGGCGGCGTTGCGCTATCGTCAGGCACGGCAAGGACTGGTGCCAGCGGTGGTAACTGGATGA
- a CDS encoding winged helix DNA-binding protein, producing MAERGTGLSRRQLQALRCIAESIAERGFPPTIQELCHALGCRSTNAVYGLLKALEAKGYLRRLARGRARSLQLTERALGGTGLYSQKHHGRVVPVLRSGVVLDPAEVFRVPVGYVFLDPLVFPEEELFALTVPDSALQGAGILSGDIVIAVRSRELVPGRLIVAWVSSTLLVRFLYQTPRGWELQASERSVPPLRFHASDQDVVVVGRVIGLLRRFTQG from the coding sequence ATGGCGGAGCGGGGAACCGGACTGAGCCGTCGGCAGCTCCAAGCTCTTCGCTGTATTGCTGAGAGTATTGCAGAGCGGGGATTCCCTCCAACCATTCAGGAACTGTGCCACGCGCTAGGATGTCGCTCTACTAATGCCGTGTACGGGCTCCTCAAGGCCTTAGAAGCAAAGGGATACCTCCGTCGCCTTGCTAGAGGACGTGCTCGGAGTCTACAACTGACGGAGAGAGCTCTTGGAGGTACAGGTCTGTACTCTCAGAAGCACCACGGGCGTGTAGTTCCAGTACTGCGCTCTGGAGTGGTGTTGGATCCAGCTGAGGTGTTCCGGGTACCTGTTGGCTACGTATTCTTGGATCCCCTAGTGTTCCCTGAGGAAGAGCTCTTCGCCCTCACCGTTCCAGATAGCGCTCTGCAAGGGGCCGGGATTCTGAGTGGCGACATCGTCATCGCAGTTCGCTCTAGGGAACTAGTTCCTGGGAGACTCATCGTGGCTTGGGTCAGTAGTACCCTCTTGGTGCGATTTCTGTATCAGACTCCGCGTGGATGGGAACTGCAAGCTTCCGAGCGCTCTGTGCCACCGCTACGCTTCCATGCTTCTGATCAGGATGTCGTCGTCGTAGGGCGGGTCATCGGCCTGTTGCGCCGCTTTACTCAGGGCTGA
- a CDS encoding peptidoglycan DD-metalloendopeptidase family protein encodes MSGSQQRRLIRLTFAFCLAFALGYLPSPASTKPAELERYRQRLNELQRSIDQLRQQLQAEQRQELSLQQRVERLRRYRQLLQRSIVAIGTQLRVLDDSLQLLQQQLDLLRRQHDTLNEQQRRLLRQFYTVWIRTEDHLLRSQLQHYTAALFLHYAARQQDVAERYAVMAQLQARLASLYQQRQQWLQRREEQQRELTATLSRQEHLLRQTRERQRQLRLQLEKRRQSAQQLRRLIEQLIAEARRHSSLPPQPISPRTPSPTAQLSSPTLSSRPEFRWPLVSRKLLRGYGLHRNPETGVSWENPGIDISAPYGTPVRPVAAGTVKAIQWLPTYQHVVIVEHADNFRSVYGNLSSVAVKPGTSVTHETVLGSAGNTPDGEGFHLQLWHGRRLLNPLDWLK; translated from the coding sequence TTGAGCGGGTCCCAGCAGCGGAGACTGATTAGACTGACCTTTGCGTTCTGCCTTGCTTTCGCGCTGGGATACCTCCCTTCGCCCGCCAGCACCAAGCCAGCAGAACTAGAGCGTTATCGCCAGCGCCTCAACGAACTCCAGCGTTCAATTGACCAGCTCCGACAGCAGCTCCAAGCCGAACAGCGCCAGGAACTCTCCCTACAGCAGCGGGTAGAGCGTCTACGTCGCTACCGCCAGCTCCTACAACGCTCCATTGTAGCCATCGGGACACAGCTCCGGGTCCTAGACGACTCCCTACAACTCCTCCAGCAGCAACTCGACCTACTGCGCCGTCAGCATGATACTTTGAACGAGCAACAGCGTCGGCTCCTTCGCCAATTCTACACCGTATGGATACGCACCGAAGACCACTTACTCCGATCCCAGTTACAGCACTACACTGCAGCACTCTTCTTGCACTACGCAGCACGCCAACAGGACGTAGCGGAGCGCTATGCGGTCATGGCCCAACTCCAAGCCCGGCTTGCCTCGCTCTATCAGCAGCGCCAGCAATGGCTCCAGCGCCGCGAGGAGCAGCAGCGAGAGCTAACAGCTACACTCTCTCGGCAGGAGCACCTCCTACGGCAGACCCGAGAACGCCAACGACAGCTTCGGCTCCAGTTGGAGAAGCGCCGGCAGAGCGCTCAGCAGCTCCGACGGCTTATCGAGCAGCTCATCGCTGAGGCTCGCCGACACTCGTCGCTTCCACCTCAGCCAATATCCCCCCGCACTCCCTCTCCAACAGCGCAGCTCTCCTCCCCAACTCTTTCCAGCCGTCCAGAATTTCGATGGCCCTTGGTCTCCCGAAAGCTCCTTCGGGGATATGGTCTCCACCGCAACCCAGAAACAGGTGTTAGCTGGGAGAATCCCGGTATCGACATCTCCGCACCTTACGGCACCCCTGTTCGGCCAGTAGCTGCCGGTACCGTTAAGGCTATCCAGTGGCTGCCGACCTACCAGCATGTCGTCATCGTAGAGCATGCTGACAACTTCCGCTCTGTGTACGGCAACCTCAGTAGCGTCGCCGTCAAGCCTGGAACGAGCGTCACACACGAGACTGTGCTCGGCTCCGCCGGCAACACCCCGGACGGTGAAGGGTTTCACCTCCAGCTTTGGCACGGGCGCCGGCTTCTCAACCCACTCGACTGGCTCAAGTAA
- the mraZ gene encoding division/cell wall cluster transcriptional repressor MraZ: MAFFKGQETHSLDAKGRVSLPAKMRRSLSPEAQDTFIVTRGVDRCIVAYPLDEWRKYEERFARLNQYDEQERFFLRMILAWSEEVQLDAQQRIMLPRRHLEFAGINSKVTIVGVVDHIEFWNPAEFERYLVSFARSYEEVAAHVMRSS; the protein is encoded by the coding sequence GTGGCGTTCTTCAAGGGACAGGAGACCCACTCCCTAGATGCTAAGGGCCGTGTGAGCCTACCGGCTAAGATGCGTCGAAGCCTCTCTCCAGAAGCACAAGACACGTTCATTGTCACTCGCGGAGTGGACCGCTGTATTGTAGCCTACCCCTTGGACGAATGGCGAAAGTATGAAGAGCGGTTCGCCCGCCTCAATCAGTACGATGAGCAAGAGAGATTCTTCCTCCGAATGATCCTGGCATGGAGCGAAGAGGTGCAACTGGATGCCCAGCAACGCATCATGCTCCCCCGCCGCCATCTCGAGTTCGCCGGGATCAACTCCAAGGTGACGATTGTCGGAGTGGTAGACCACATCGAGTTCTGGAACCCAGCGGAATTCGAGCGCTACTTAGTAAGCTTTGCTCGGTCCTATGAAGAGGTTGCCGCACATGTTATGCGCTCTTCATGA
- a CDS encoding TRAP transporter large permease subunit produces MIGILLFAVAFVLLMLGYPVAFTFAAVAIAFAVLTGQVELFAMLPERIYALMTNFTLMAVPLFIFMGMVLQRSGLAETLLETIGMLFGRLRGGVAIGTILVGSILAASTGIVGATVVAMSLIALPVMLKYGYNRRFAAGVICAAGTLGQIIPPSIVLIVLGEVLQVPVGDLFRAAFMPGIALALLYVVWTIAVGLLRPQWLPPLPLEHQLSWQRIVWAVAPPVFLIVLVLGSIFAGIATPTESAAVGAIGSVGLSLLHRRFSWQLLWEAARETARISAMVFTILIGATAFSMAFSYAGGEQAVHDFFEGLPGGPTGMLVVAMLLIFLLGFFLDFVEISYIAVPIIAPVLVRAGFDPLWLGVVIAMNLQTSFLTPPFGFSLFYLKGAAPSMETLDIYRGVIPFISLQVLMVCALVLAPELFGLQRMLR; encoded by the coding sequence ATGATTGGCATCCTGCTCTTCGCAGTGGCGTTCGTTCTGTTGATGCTCGGCTATCCAGTGGCCTTCACATTCGCTGCTGTCGCCATCGCCTTCGCAGTGCTGACCGGGCAAGTGGAGCTCTTCGCAATGCTGCCAGAGCGGATCTACGCGCTGATGACAAACTTCACCCTCATGGCCGTTCCGCTCTTCATCTTCATGGGCATGGTCCTCCAGCGTTCAGGATTAGCCGAGACGCTGCTGGAGACGATTGGAATGCTCTTTGGACGCCTGCGCGGAGGGGTAGCGATCGGGACAATCCTCGTTGGGAGCATCTTGGCCGCTTCTACTGGAATTGTGGGGGCAACGGTCGTTGCAATGAGCCTGATCGCTCTGCCAGTGATGCTGAAATACGGCTACAACCGACGCTTCGCTGCTGGCGTCATCTGCGCGGCAGGAACGCTTGGGCAGATTATCCCTCCCTCTATTGTGCTCATCGTGCTGGGAGAGGTCCTTCAGGTTCCCGTGGGAGACCTCTTCCGAGCAGCATTCATGCCAGGCATAGCACTGGCCCTACTCTACGTCGTCTGGACTATAGCAGTAGGCCTCTTGCGACCTCAGTGGCTTCCTCCTCTCCCCTTAGAGCACCAGCTGTCGTGGCAGAGGATTGTCTGGGCCGTAGCGCCGCCAGTGTTCCTCATCGTCCTCGTGCTGGGCTCCATCTTCGCCGGGATAGCTACCCCGACAGAATCGGCTGCCGTTGGGGCAATTGGCAGCGTTGGTCTATCCCTACTACACCGGCGCTTTTCCTGGCAACTACTCTGGGAAGCAGCTCGCGAGACGGCCCGTATCTCTGCGATGGTCTTCACAATCCTCATTGGCGCTACAGCATTCTCTATGGCCTTCTCTTACGCCGGTGGGGAGCAGGCCGTCCACGACTTTTTTGAAGGACTCCCGGGTGGCCCAACGGGTATGCTTGTAGTCGCGATGCTGCTTATCTTCTTACTCGGCTTCTTCCTGGACTTCGTCGAGATCAGCTACATCGCTGTCCCAATTATTGCCCCTGTCCTTGTCCGTGCCGGGTTTGATCCGCTGTGGCTCGGAGTCGTAATCGCGATGAACCTGCAGACCTCGTTCCTGACACCACCGTTCGGGTTCAGCCTCTTCTATCTGAAGGGAGCTGCTCCATCCATGGAGACGTTGGACATCTACCGGGGAGTGATCCCCTTCATCTCCCTGCAGGTACTTATGGTCTGCGCCTTGGTGCTGGCTCCTGAGCTCTTCGGGCTTCAGCGAATGTTGAGGTAG
- a CDS encoding TRAP transporter small permease subunit, which yields MLRNPLEDSIMERLVQAVERMLRGTESVAALCVLVLTLLVFGNVLARYVFNVSAMALQELQWYFYALTFLLAMAPTLRVGGHVRVDIFYARFPEVWQRRIDILGTLLLLLPFTGVVLWASYDFVAYSFAIQEASPNPGGLPAVYVFKAAIPLSFGLLAAAALVLVWRRARGQDHAAAREQRL from the coding sequence ATGCTTCGCAACCCCCTGGAAGACAGCATCATGGAGCGTCTGGTCCAAGCAGTCGAGCGCATGCTGCGTGGAACTGAGTCAGTGGCTGCCCTCTGTGTCTTGGTGCTCACCCTTCTGGTCTTCGGGAACGTCTTGGCACGGTACGTCTTCAACGTGAGTGCTATGGCTCTGCAGGAGCTGCAGTGGTACTTCTACGCACTGACGTTCCTCTTAGCTATGGCACCAACGTTACGTGTTGGCGGACACGTGCGAGTAGACATCTTCTACGCCCGATTCCCCGAAGTGTGGCAACGGCGGATTGACATCCTCGGCACACTCCTCCTTCTCCTTCCCTTCACCGGAGTCGTGCTCTGGGCATCGTACGATTTCGTCGCGTACTCGTTCGCCATCCAGGAAGCTTCACCGAATCCCGGAGGACTACCAGCAGTGTACGTGTTCAAGGCTGCCATTCCGCTCAGCTTTGGGCTTTTGGCCGCGGCAGCGCTCGTGCTGGTATGGCGGAGAGCTCGGGGACAAGATCATGCAGCGGCTAGGGAGCAGAGGCTATGA